From the Manis javanica isolate MJ-LG chromosome 13, MJ_LKY, whole genome shotgun sequence genome, one window contains:
- the TBPL1 gene encoding TATA box-binding protein-like 1 isoform X2: protein MDADSDVALDILITNVVCVFRTRCHLNLRKIALEGANVIYKRDVGKVLMKLRKPRITATIWSSGKIICTGATSEEEAKFGARRLARSLQKLGFQVIFTDFKVVNVLAVCNMPFEIRLPEFTKNNRPHASYEPELHPAVCYRIKSLRATLQIFSTGSITVTGPNVKAVATAVEQIYPFVFESRKEIL, encoded by the exons ATGGATGCAGACAGTGATGTTGCATTGGACATTCTAATTACAAATGTAGTCTGTGTTTTTAGAACAAGATGCCATTTGAACTTAAGGAAGATTGCTTTGGAGGGAGCAAATGTAATTTATAAGCGTGACGTTGGA aaagTATTAATGAAGCTTAGAAAACCTAGAATTACAGCTACAATTTGGTCCTCAGGAAAAATTATTTGCACTGGAGCAACAAG TGAAGAAGAAGCTAAATTTGGTGCCAGACGTTTAGCCCGCAGTCTGCAGAAACTAGGTTTTCAG gtAATATTTACAGATTTTAAGGTTGTTAATGTTTTGGCAGTGTGTAACATGCCATTTGAAATCCGTTTGCCAGAATTCACAAAGAACAATAGACCTCATGCCAG TTATGAACCTGAGCTTCATCCTGCTGTGTGCTATCGGATAAAATCTCTAAGAGCTACATTACAGATTTTTTCAACAGGAAGTATCACAGTAACAG GGCCCAATGTAAAAGCTGTTGCTACTGCTGTGGAACAGATTTACCCATTTGTGTTTGAAAGCAGGAAAGAGATTTTATAA